The DNA sequence CACCACACCCACCGGTATCGCCAGCAGCCACACGCCGAGTTCGGGCCGCGGGCCGACCACCGCGGCCGTCACCGCGCACACCACGGCCGTCGCTCCGGCCGGCCACACCACCCCGGGGCCGTATCTCGTCCGCCCGCACGCCGTACACCGTCCCCATCCGATTCCGCCGCCGAGCACGTGCCCGCAGGGGGCCACGGTCCGCCACGGCTCGTCCGGCTCGACCGACAGCCGGTAGCGGGCACCCGGCACCAGCGTGCCGGCCAGAGTTCCGTAGAGGGCGGCCGAAGCCACCAGCACGATCGACAACCAGTTCATGCGGCGAGATTACGGAGCCGGGCGAGGGGAGGGGGCGATCCCCGCGAAAGCTGTGGACGACCCGCCGCATGTGGATAACTTGGCTACCCGGAAGGCTGATTGGTCGACTTCTCTCCAGGCGAAGGGGCATGCCGATGCCAGGATGGGTGGACGGCTTCACCCACCTCACCGTCGGACCCGCGGAGTGCGGGGGCCCGGCGGTTCCGGTGGAGGTCGCCGCCTCCTACCGTGCCCGGACGCGCGGGCTGCTCGGACGGGACGGGATCGAGGGCGCCATGCTGCTCACCCCGGCCGGCTCGGTGCACACCTTCGGAATGCGGTTCCCGATCGACGTCGCCTATCTGAGCCGGGACATGCGGGTGCTCGCCGTGCGCACCATGCCTCCGCACCGTCTCGGCCGGCCCCGGCCGACGGCCCGCCATGTGCTGGAGTCGGCGGCCGGAACGATGGCGCGATGGGGGCTGCGCGAAGGGGCGCACGTGCGGATTCCGCCCGTCACGCCCGGGTGAATGGTGACCGGGGGGCTCACTCCTCCGGTCTGCGGGCCGCCAGGTACCAGCCGCCGAGGCCCAGGAGGAGTGCCGTTCCGGTGCCGACGCCCGCGTAGCCGACGGCCTTCAGGCGCCCGTCCGGTGCCGGGGAGGCCGCCGCGGCGCGGAAGGTGGTGCCGTCGGGGGCGCGGTGGGCGTGAGGGCCGGGCGGGCCCGTCGGCGCGCTCCGGGCCGGTGCCGTGGTGACCGTGAGCGTGACGGGCACCGCTTCCGAACGCCTTTGACCGACCTTGGTGTTCAGACTGACCTGGAGGTAGTACCAGCCCTCGGATCCCGTGTCCCGTCCCGGCGGCGGTGCGGCGAGGGGGATGGCGACGGCGTGGCCCTGGTAGCCGTCCGTCCGGTTCGTCACATGGCCGCGGGCGGCGTCGTTCAGGCCCAGGCGCACGCCGTTGGCGACATAGGGGACGCGTCCCGGGGCGTCACCGAACGTCGCTTTCGCGAACAGCTGGCGGCCGGTGGCAACCGGGGTGCGGTAGAAGCGGGTCTCCCCCGGGCGGATCGAGTCCTTCCAGGTGCCCGTCCGGACGTCGGCCGCGTCGTTGAACCCGCTGCCTCCGGTGACGTCCTTCGCCGGTCCGGCCGGTTCCGGTGGTGGTTCTGAGCTCCATGTGCCGGGTGGAGACGTCGGCTTGGGGGTGACCGGTGGGTGGCGGGTGACGGCGGTAAGTTCCAGGGAGACGGGGGCGGGGTCTCCGTCGTCCGCTTCGCCCCGGGCCACGACGAAGTGGTAGGTGCCGGCCGCCGCACAGGGTCCGCCCGCTCCCGCGAGACGTTCGGTGTGGTCGGCGAGTGGGTAGGCACCGCCTTCGGCGAGGAAGGAGCGGTGGCGCGACGGTCCGCAAGGGGTGCCGTCGGCGCGGCGCAGCGATACGTCGATGCCGTCGCGGAGGCCCGGGGTGCCGCCCGGGCGAGGTGCGGCGACCGCGGAGACGTAGGCGTCGGACGTGCCGTCCAGGCGGACGGCGTAGAACTTCCGCTCGCCCGGGGCGATGGTGTCCGTCGCCGTGTGGCCGCTCGGCACGAGGGGCGGGTCGGCTGTGGCGGCCCGCGCTCCGTGGATCTCCTGGGCGTCGGGCGCCGTCCGGTAGGCGGCCGGCGGTCCGGCGCTCGTCGCCCCGGCGGGTGCGGCGACCGCGGGGGCCGCTGCCGTGGCGAGCGCTCCTGCGGCGAGGGCCAGTCGCAGCGCGCCGGTTCCCTTCCGTGCCGACCGCCTCGTACCGCCCGTCACGTACCGCCCCCCTCGTTCGCCACCAGGGCTTTCGGAAGGCCCATCCTGCCGCCTGGCGAGGGTGGTTGGCGAGATACCGGTGGGGCGGTTTCAGCCGGTGAGGGAGGTGATCTCGCATGCGCGAGCGTCGAGGCCCCAGGGGTGGGCCTCGGCCAGCACCTCCTCCGGCCCGTCGCCGAGGCGGGCGGTGAGGACGAACCGGTGGGTGTCCCCGACGCGCCGCGGTTCGAACGCGAGGTGGGCGAACCAGCCCGTCTCCGGTCCGGTCGCGGCCGTGCGCAACCGGGCGAGCTCCGTCTCGACACGGTCCCATTCCGCGGGTGGTACGTACTGGCGCATCACGGAGTGCCAGACGACGGTGAGGGTGCCGGAGCGGAGGCCGGCGTCGGCGAGGAAGTCGGCCGCGCCCTGGGAGAGGACCCGGGCGGGCAGTCGCCGGGCCAGGTCGATGGCTCCGGAGAGCCGGACGGGGCGGGCCGGGTGATCGGGCCAGACGTAGGCGCGGAGGGCGAGGGCGCCGGTGGGGTCGAGGGGGTCCAGCGGGTCGACGTCGCAGCCGAGGCGTTCGACGACGTCCAGGGCGGGGACGCGGGCCGCGGCGTCGGCGATCCGGGGCGGTGGGGTGCCGTCGCGCCAGGCGCCGTCGAGGACGACGGGCGAGGCGGGGTCTCCCCAGGCGAAGCGGGGTGCCGCCGGGTCGCCGGCGGTGACGCGGAAGCGGTCGGCGCGGAGGTTGAGGCCGCCGCTGGCGCCGAGTTCGAGCAGGCGGACGGGGGGCGGTTCGGGGGTTCCGAGGGCGGCGACCGTGGTGAGCAGGCCGCTGATCAGCATGTTCGCGCGGCCGACCTCGTTCGTCTGGGGCGGGCGGCGCATCCAGTCGGTGATGTGCTCGGGGTGGTCGGCGACGGCGCGCCGGAACGGTTCCCACGCCGCGTCCGGGTCGTCGGCGGTGCCGCCCGCCGTGGGGTAGTGGGCGGCCAGGTCCGGTGCTTCGCCGAGCAGGACGAGCGCGTGGACCGCGCCCATCAGCCGGAGTCCGACGGCGGCCGGGCCCGGGGCGCCCTCCAGGGGGGCCACGGCGTCGGCGCAGGGTCCGCCGTCGCGGACGTCCTGGGCGGCGCGGGTGAGGAGCGTGGCGTAGAGGGGGGAGTTGAGTTCGGCGCAGGCCTGGGCCTGGGTGTCGAGGAGGTCGGCGGTGCGGGCGCGGGTCATGGGCCCTCCTCGGGGACTGTCGGTGTCGTCCGGCGATGGTCGGTGCTGTCCGGCGGTATCGGTCAACCTAGCGGCGGACGCGCTGGTTCCGGGGAGGATGGGGCAGTGATCCACACCTCAGGCGCGCGCCGGCCTCGGTACGTGGGTGTGCCGGGGCGCGGTGCCGGGTGTTCAGCGGCCCTGGCGGGGGAAGCTGACCTCCACTCTGCGGTTCTTGCGGCGGCCGTCCTCCGTGGCGTTGTCCGCGATGGGGTAGTCCTCGCCGTAGCCGCGGATCTGGTAGGAGATCGCGGAGGAGCCGAGTTCTTTGGCAAGTTGGCGCTGTACGGCGTTGGCGCGTTCTTTGGACAGGGCTGTCCCGTGGTCGGCGGATCCGAGGTTGTCGGTGAATCCGAAGACGCGCAGGGTGGTGGCGTGTTGGTTGCGTGCCTCGTCGGCGATGGTTTTTATGCGTTGGGCCGCGGCGCCGTTGAGGGACGAACTGTCCTTGTCGAAGAGGACTTCGGCTTGAAGGGCGAAGGTGACGTTGACGTTGGTGTCGACGCGGCGTTCGCTGCCGTTGCCGGTTTCGATGACGGATTTGATGTCCAGGACCCGGCCGGGGGCGAGTTTCGCGCCTTTGCGGAGTCTGAGTCCGGAGGCGTGGGCGTCGAGCTTGACGGGCGGCTCGCTGCGGGCCTGGTCTCCGGGGCCGGAGGCGTGGGCGGGGGCCGGCGCGGCGGTGAGGAGGGCGGCCGCCGTGAAGGCCGCCGTGAGGACGGCCGTGGCGAGCGGCCCGTGGTGGCGGGCGGGCGGTGTCGGCGGGCGGCGGGTCACGGGTCACCCCGAGAGCGCGATGCGGACGGTGGGCATGGTGGGGATCTGGAAGTCGACCTGGGCGACGTCGGCGGGAGGTGCGGGGAACTGGGCGAAGAGGGGCCGGGATTCCTGGGGTTTGATTCCCGTGAGGCCGGTGCTGCACAGGCATTGGCCGTCGGTGTCCCGGAGGACGAGGTAGCGCTTTTTTCCCTTGGCGTCGACGAGGGTGGCGCCGGAGACGGCGGACTGAGACCTGACGTCGGTTTCCTTGGAACGCCATTCCAGGGCGTTGAACAGTTTGGTGCCGCGGTTGGTGACGGTGCCCTGGACGGTGACGAACCCGCCGTCCTCCCGGGCCGCGGAGGTGATGGTGACGACGATTCCGTCGCCGTTGCGCATTTCGCCCAGTGCCGCGGACGACGAGGTTTTTCCCTGGCCTTTGGGTTCGGGTTTCCCGGTGTCCGCGGCGGTCGGGCGGCCCGACGCGTTCCGCTCGTCGCCACCGCCGTCGCCGCCGTCTCCGCAGCCGGACAGGGCGAGCACCGCGGCGACGGCGAGCGACACCGGCAGCACGGCCCGGGGGTGTCGGCGCCCTGCGCTCATGGGTGGCGTTCCTCCGCTCGTGGGGTCATCGGTCGGTGGCGGCGAGGCGGACGGCGAAGAGGGTGCGTGCCGTGAGCCGGGGGTCGGGGTGGGCGGGGTCGACGGTCAGCGGCCCGTCGTCGCAGTCGAGCCGGGCGTAAGCGGCGCCAACGTCCCCGCCCGGGGCGGGGCGGCAGCGGGGGGCGACGACGGCACGGGAGCTGACGG is a window from the Streptomyces mobaraensis genome containing:
- a CDS encoding DUF192 domain-containing protein, whose product is MPMPGWVDGFTHLTVGPAECGGPAVPVEVAASYRARTRGLLGRDGIEGAMLLTPAGSVHTFGMRFPIDVAYLSRDMRVLAVRTMPPHRLGRPRPTARHVLESAAGTMARWGLREGAHVRIPPVTPG
- a CDS encoding DUF2332 domain-containing protein, yielding MTRARTADLLDTQAQACAELNSPLYATLLTRAAQDVRDGGPCADAVAPLEGAPGPAAVGLRLMGAVHALVLLGEAPDLAAHYPTAGGTADDPDAAWEPFRRAVADHPEHITDWMRRPPQTNEVGRANMLISGLLTTVAALGTPEPPPVRLLELGASGGLNLRADRFRVTAGDPAAPRFAWGDPASPVVLDGAWRDGTPPPRIADAAARVPALDVVERLGCDVDPLDPLDPTGALALRAYVWPDHPARPVRLSGAIDLARRLPARVLSQGAADFLADAGLRSGTLTVVWHSVMRQYVPPAEWDRVETELARLRTAATGPETGWFAHLAFEPRRVGDTHRFVLTARLGDGPEEVLAEAHPWGLDARACEITSLTG
- a CDS encoding OmpA family protein — translated: MTRRPPTPPARHHGPLATAVLTAAFTAAALLTAAPAPAHASGPGDQARSEPPVKLDAHASGLRLRKGAKLAPGRVLDIKSVIETGNGSERRVDTNVNVTFALQAEVLFDKDSSSLNGAAAQRIKTIADEARNQHATTLRVFGFTDNLGSADHGTALSKERANAVQRQLAKELGSSAISYQIRGYGEDYPIADNATEDGRRKNRRVEVSFPRQGR